From the Vicia villosa cultivar HV-30 ecotype Madison, WI unplaced genomic scaffold, Vvil1.0 ctg.000426F_1_1, whole genome shotgun sequence genome, one window contains:
- the LOC131628161 gene encoding zinc finger protein GIS3-like yields MASESSSISVTSQNHGDSSKKEIEQGQSSKSDSNMPIDFVKLSKDDSVDGSKVQAHNFFSHIQVGGSSSHSPNTENEIKGEKTTEEKNSASKVSYACKFCKREFPTLQALGGHQNAHKAERALERQREQRYINNALGLGQTHLNPTYFRYPSSHSPYGSLGVRMDSRIQKPSFYSPRVTPNNFAYSHGGAGGVCLRNSMEGSSRVGVQGLSGATSSRTENGANNKIAAFLKLGESSKDVGTSSNSIIEKNFFVDAAPIKDETPKFNTEDEPSDSESSGLDLTLKL; encoded by the coding sequence ATGGCATCCGAATCCTCTAGCATCTCAGTCACTTCACAAAATCATGGTGATTCTTCCAAGAAGGAGATTGAACAAGGTCAATCTTCAAAATCTGATTCCAACATGCCTATTGATTTTGTGAAGCTGTCGAAAGATGATTCGGTTGACGGGTCAAAGGTGCAAGCGCACAATTTTTTTAGCCATATTCAAGTTGGTGGTTCGTCATCTCATTCTCCTAATActgaaaatgaaattaaaggcgAGAAAACAACTGAAGAGAAGAATTCGGCGTCAAAGGTATCTTATGCATGCAAATTTTGCAAGAGAGAATTCCCCACTTTACAAGCGTTGGGAGGGCACCAGAACGCCCATAAGGCAGAACGTGCTTTAGAAAGGCAACGTGAACAAAGGTATATAAATAATGCTTTAGGGTTAGGGCAAACTCACTTGAACCCTACTTACTTTCGTTATCCTAGTTCTCATTCACCTTATGGATCACTCGGGGTTAGAATGGATTCGAGGATTCAAAAACCATCTTTTTATAGCCCTAGGGTTACACCAAATAATTTTGCGTATAGTCATGGTGGTGCTGGTGGTGTGTGTTTGAGAAATAGTATGGAAGGCAGTAGCAGGGTTGGAGTTCAAGGTCTTAGTGGTGCAACTTCTTCAAGGACTGAAAATGGTGCAAATAATAAAATTGCTGCTTTTCTAAAACTTGGAGAGTCTTCTAAAGATGTTGGCACAAGCTCAAACTCAATCATAGAGAAGAATTTCTTTGTGGATGCTGCTCCTATCAAAGATGAAACACCAAAGTTCAACACTGAAGATGAACCTTCAGATTCTGAATCTTCAGGGCTTGATTTGACACTTAAGCTTTGA